The following proteins come from a genomic window of Anopheles ziemanni chromosome 3, idAnoZiCoDA_A2_x.2, whole genome shotgun sequence:
- the LOC131289959 gene encoding septin-2, with translation MAAADVAVLKNDLPRSLKQSGHVGFDSLPDQLVSKSVQNGFVFNIMCIGETGLGKSTLMDSLFNTNFESVPSPHTMPSVKLKAHTYELQESMVRLKLTICDTVGYGDQINKDDSFKAVVDYIDQQFEAYLQEELKIKRSLSTYHDSRTHICLYFICPTGHGLKSLDLVCMKMLDSKVNIIPIIAKADTISKTELSKFKAKINEELRANGVQIYHFPTDDESVAEINSTMNSHIPFAVVGSTDFVRVGNKTVRARQYPWGTVQVENEAHCDFVKLREMLIRTNMEDMREKTHTRHFELYRQKRLEEMGFTDVDSDNKPVSFQQTFEAKRSNHLAELQAKEDEVRQMFVVRVKEKEAELKESEKELHAKFDKLKKDHAEEKRKLEESRKKLEEEFVEFNRRKSQMAVSHHTLTLGKSKKK, from the exons aACGATCTTCCACGTTCGCTGAAGCAGTCGGGGCATGTCGGTTTCGACAGTCTACCCGACCAGCTGGTCAGCAAGAGCGTCCAGAATGGGTTCGTGTTCAACATCATGTGCATCGGCGAGACGGGCCTGGGCAAATCGACACTGATGGACTCGCTGTTCAACACCAACTTCGAGTCGGTGCCCAGCCCTCATACGATGCCGAGCGTGAAGCTGAAGGCGCATACGTACGAGCTGCAGGAAAGCATGGTTCGTTTGAAG CTGACCATCTGCGACACGGTTGGGTACGGCGATCAGATCAACAAGGACGACTCGTTCAAGGCGGTAGTGGACTACATTGATCAGCAATTCGAAGCGTACCTGCAGGAGGAACTGAAAATCAAACGCTCACTGTCGACGTATCATGACAGTCGCACGCATATCTGTCTGTACTTCATCTGCCCGACCGGTCACGGGCTGAAGTCGCTCGATCTGGTGTGCATGAAGATGCTCGACTCGAAGGTCAACATCATTCCGATCATCGCGAAGGCGGACACGATCTCGAAGACGGAACTGTCGAAGTTTAAGGCGAAGATCAACGAGGAGCTGCGGGCGAACGGTGTGCAGATCTACCACTTCCCGACCGACGACGAGTCGGTGGCGGAGATCAACAGCACGATGAACTCGCACATCCCGTTCGCGGTGGTCGGCAGCACGGACTTTGTGCGCGTCGGCAATAAGACGGTCCGGGCGCGCCAGTACCCGTGGGGTACGGTGCAGGTGGAGAACGAGGCACACTGTGACTTCGTGAAGCTGCGCGAGATGCTGATCCGCACCAACATGGAGGACATGCGGGAGAAGACGCACACGCGCCACTTCGAGCTGTACCGCCAGAAGCGCCTGGAAGAGATGGGCTTCACCGATGTGGACAGCGACAACAAGCCCGTTTCGTTCCAGCAGACGTTCGAGGCAAAGCGCAGCAACCACCTGGCGGAGCTGCAGGCCAAAGAGGACGAGGTGCGCCAGATGTTTGTCGTGCGCGTGAAGGAGAAGGAAGCTGAGCTGAAGGAGAGTGAAAAGGAG CTCCATGCCAAATTCGACAAGCTGAAGAAGGACCACGCGGAGGAGAAACGCAAGCTGGAGGAATCGCGCAAGAAGCTCGAGGAAGAGTTTGTCGAGTTCAACCGCCGCAAGTCGCAGATGGCCGTCTCGCACCACACGCTCACGCTAGGCAAgagcaaaaagaaatga
- the LOC131286701 gene encoding methanethiol oxidase encodes MTEKCKCGPGYATPLDAVRNGPVEKLLYVVCVQPNLDEEHGDYLATVDVDPTSPTYCQIIHRTYTNSKGNELHHSGWNTCSSCHVVPGDKEVPRRDRLVLPCLNSDRIFVVDTGTDPRAPTLAKVVEPDVLKSVNCTAPHTTHCLPNGNIMMSVMGDAEGNAKGEFVEFDKEFNLVGTWTRGERRALCGYDYWYQPHFNVMVASEWGAPKLFRRGFRPTDSDDRTQYGCRLNFYRWQERELFQTIDLGDDGLTPLEIRFLHNPRENQGYVGCAFFANVYRFYRTPGSDKYAAEKVIDVPVKTVINGSETEIMGGMMTDILISLDDRFLYFSNWRHGDVRQYDITDRAHPRLTGQVFLGGAILNDSPARVVDDPELSEQPAPVFVKNRRLLGGPQMLQLSLDGKRLYVSSSLFSPWDKQFYPEMVRAGGTIVQLDIDVENGGMTLNENFLVDFGNEPYGPGLPHEMRYPGGDCTSDIWLVNE; translated from the exons ATGACCGAGA AGTGCAAATGTGGTCCGGGATACGCAACGCCACTGGATGCGGTTCGCAATGGCCCGGTGGAGAAACTGCTGTACGTCGTTTGCGTTCAGCCGAATCTCGACGAAGAGCACGGAGACTACCTGGCGACGGTGGACGTTGACCCCACCAGTCCAACCTACTGTCAG ATCATCCATCGTACATACACCAACAGCAAAGGGAACGAGCTGCACCACAGCGGTTGGAACACTTGTTCCAGCTGTCATGTTGTGCCGGGCGATAAGGAAGTTCCCCGGCGCGATCGGTTGGTGCTTCCGTGCCTTAACTCCGATCGCATTTTCGTCGTCGACACGGGCACCGATCCTCGGGCCCCCACGCTGGCCAAGGTGGTCGAACCGGATGTTCTGAAGTCGGTCAACTGTACGGCACCGCATACCACGCACTGTCTACCGAATGGCAACATTATGATGTCGGTGATGGGTGACGCCGAGGGAAACGCCAAGGGTGAATTTGTGGAATTCGATAAGGAGTTTAATCTCGTCGGAACGTGGACAAGGGGCGAGCGGAGGGCGCTGTGTGGCTATGACTACTGGTATCAGCCGCACTTCAACGTGATGGTCGCTTCCGAGTGGGGTGCCCCGAAGCTGTTCCGGCGCGGATTCCGTCCGACCGATAGCGACGATCGTACCCAGTACGGCTGCCGATTGAACTTCTACCGCTGGCAGGAGCGTGAACTCTTCCAAACGATCGATCTCGGTGACGATGGCCTAACGCCGCTCGAGATACGCTTCCTGCACAATCCACGCGAAAACCAAGGCTACGTGGGTTGTGCCTTCTTTGCGAACGTGTACCGGTTCTATCGAACGCCCGGCAGCGACAAGTACGCCGCGGAAAAGGTGATCGACGTGCCGGTGAAAACGGTCATCAACGGCAGCGAGACGGAAATCATGGGTGGCATGATGACGGACATCTTGATCTCGCTCGACGACCGCTTCCTGTACTTCAGCAACTGGCGCCATGGTGACGTGCGCCAGTACGACATTACCGACCGGGCGCATCCCCGGCTCACCGGGCAGGTGTTTCTCGGCGGTGCCATCTTGAACGATTCGCCCGCACGGGTGGTGGACGATCCGGAACTGAGCGAGCAACCGGCCCCGGTGTTCGTGAAAAACCGTCGCCTCCTAGGTGGACCGCAGATGCTGCAGCTGTCCCTCGACGGAAAGCGGCTGTACGTGTCGTCCAGTCTGTTCTCGCCCTGGGATAAACAGTTCTACCCGGAGATGGTGCGTGCGGGTGGCACGATCGTGCAGCTCGACATCGACGTCGAGAACGGCGGGATGACACTGAACGAAAACTTCCTGGTGGACTTTGGCAACGAACCGTACGGTCCGGGGTTGCCACATGAGATGCG GTATCCCGGTGGTGACTGCACCTCGGACATTTGGCTCGTGAACGAGTGA
- the LOC131288129 gene encoding SET domain-containing protein SmydA-8: protein MLEEDEKIEKICCVCKKEANKRCSRCAMVFYCSTEHQQQDWKTHKSVCHPFKICSNEQFGRFLVATRDIKAGEIVLKESPLVFGPAQITGPVCVGCLQGLEEKKHLECEKCGWPVCKRSCQDHSSHQAECKFTVARGSKVSIQHYYVPHPTYQCLMPLRCLLLSETDPAKWNALERLESHDEERRGSEQWRNDREGVAKLIPRFFKCENKWDEDEILRVVGIIHVNGHEVPLTDPSSVAIYNMASMLEHSCRPNLAKSFTNRNEIVIWAPNAIRRGERLSICYTDVMWSTGSRLEHLQQTKMFRCECERCSDPTEYETYFSALRCSGFQKDGKCKGYLLPVDKSEWTGDWCCLRCRKEVTGAAVCQILERSRMDLEAMQKHREDHCNKYIKHYSKWLTPNHQFMVDVKISLSQVIGGNNPEAIKKIPYDKLMNKIKICQELIALFEKICPAEARAFGATRFELHAALAELGRRSTESNNAAASVQLEDSLYNAMECVRMLLHEPSALMESKICAQAKQNAETLKALLGIKD, encoded by the exons ATGCTGGAAGAGGACGAAAAGATTGAGAAAATATGCTGCGTTTGCAAGAAGGAGGCAAACAAGCGGTGCTCCCGGTGTGCCATGGTGTTTTACTGCAGCACcgagcatcagcagcaggacTGGAAGACACACAAGAGTGTCTGCCACCCGTTTAAA ATCTGTTCCAATGAACAGTTCGGTCGGTTTCTGGTAGCGACGCGGGATATAAAGGCCGGTGAGATCGTGCTCAAGGAATCGCCATTAGTGTTTGGACCGGCGCAGATTACCGGACCAGTATGCGTTGGATGCTTGCAG GGCTTGGAGGAGAAGAAGCATCTGGAGTGCGAGAAGTGTGGGTGGCCCGTCTGCAAACGATCATGCCAGGATCACTCGTCACACCAGGCGGAGTGTAAGTTCACCGTAGCACGGGGCAGCAAG GTTTCCATTCAACACTACTACGTGCCGCATCCGACGTACCAGTGTCTGATGCCATTGCGTTGTTTGCTGCTCTCCGAGACCGATCCGGCCAAGTGGAATGCACTGGAGCGGTTGGAGTCCCACGACGAGGAACGGCGTGGTTCTGAGCAGTGGCGGAACGATCGGGAGGGAGTGGCCAAGCTTATTCCCCG cTTTTTCAAGTGTGAAAACAAATGGGACGAGGACGAGATCCTGCGGGTTGTCGGCATCATTCACGTGAACGGCCACGAGGTTCCGCTTACCGACCCGTCCTCGGTCGCGATCTACAATATGGCCTCGATGCTGGAGCACTCCTGCCGGCCGAACTTGGCGAAGAGCTTCACCAATCGGAACGAGATCGTCATCTGGGCGCCGAACGCGATCCGGCGCGGCGAGCGGCTCAGTATCTGCTACACCGACGTAATGTGGTCCACCGGCAGCCGGCTCGAGCACCTGCAGCAGACAAAGATGTTCCGCTGCGAGTGTGAACGGTGCAGCGATCCGACCGAGTACGAGACGTACTTCAGTGCGCTCCGATGTTCCGGCTTCCAGAAGGACGGCAAGTGCAAGGGGTACCTGCTGCCGGTGGACAAGTCCGAGTGGACCGGCGATTGGTGCTGTCTGCGGTGCCGTAAGGAGGTGACGGGGGCGGCCGTCTGCCAGATCCTGGAGCGGTCACGGATGGATCTGGAGGCGATGCAGAAACATCGCGAGGACCACTGTAACAAGTACATTAAACACTACTCGAAGTGGCTCACGCCGAACCACCAGTTCATGGTGGACGTGAAAATATCGCTGTCGCAGGTGATAGGCGGCAACAACCCGGAGGCGATCAAGAAGATACCGTACGATAAGctgatgaacaagatcaagatctGCCAGGAGCTGATTGCGCTGTTCGAGAAAATCTGTCCGG CCGAAGCACGCGCCTTTGGAGCGACCCGGTTTGAGCTGCATGCAGCCCTCGCGGAGCTGGGACGACGGTCCACGGAATCGAACAATGCGGCCGCGTCCGTACAGCTCGAGGATTCGCTGTACAATGCAATGGAGTGCGTCCGAATGCTACTGCACGAACCGTCCGCTCTGATGGAGAGTAAAATCTGTGCCCAAGCAAAGCAGAACGCCGAAACGTTGAAGGCTCTTCTAGGAATCAAAGATTGA